From one Nothobranchius furzeri strain GRZ-AD chromosome 2, NfurGRZ-RIMD1, whole genome shotgun sequence genomic stretch:
- the LOC107373172 gene encoding zinc finger protein 235 isoform X2, whose product MEPLNMKQEEEEQLDEIKTDATNISFSAVSHQVKEEGREVLLSQFDQNQPKDRDLPTSSTTDQMKAESGREDCGGPETTRNPDLNLYEYDSNSSETEVSNDEDDDQDGNDSDCQLKLLSDSEPNTKDHNKDWKESRSSKSHVKAVKSFSCPECGEQFLHERSLQKHMRVTSHSGLKSSSCCVDKKRVRVKQNVDSSRKVQTKLKSFSCDNCGKSFSCISYLNIHMRIHTGEKPFACELCEKRFSDKSNLNSHMRVHTGQKPFACELCGQRFTHKGTLHRHMRVHTGQKPFACELCGQRFSHKTSLNSHMRVHTGERPFACKLCGKKFSHKTHFNRHTRVHTVQKPFACELCGQRFTQKETLDTHMRVHTGQKPFACELCGQRFTQKSSLNFHMRVHTGEKPFACELCGQRFSHKTSLNCHMRVHTGQKPFACELCEKRFSVKSSFNSHMRVHTGQKPFACELCGQRFSHKTSLDTHMRVHTGQKPFACELCGQRFTRKGNLDTHMRVHTGEKPFACDLCEKRFSVKSSLTFHMRVHTGQKPFACELCGQRFTQKGNLDTHIRVHTGQKPFACELCGQRFSYKTTLNNHMRVHTGQN is encoded by the coding sequence acatttcattctctgcagtttctcatcaggttaaggaagaaggaagagaagttctgttgtcacagtttgatcagaaccaacctaaagacagagatcttccaaccagcagcaccactgaCCAGATGAAAGCAGAAAGTGGTAGAGAGGACTGTGGAGGACCAGAAACTACCAGGAATCCAGATCTAAATCTTTATGAATATGATTCtaactcttcagagactgaagtcagcaatgatgaagatgatgaccagGATGGCAACGATTCTGACTGTCAACTGAAACTCTTGTCAGATTCTGAGCCAAACACCAAAGATCATAACAAAGACTGGAAGGAGAGCAGGTCTTCTAAATCACATGTTAAGGCTGTCAAATCTTTCAGCTGCCCAGAGTGTGGTGAACAGTTTCTCCATGagcggtctctccagaaacacatgagagtgacaagtcattcaggaCTGAAGTCTTCAAGCTGTTGTGTTGATAAGAAacgtgttagagtgaagcaaaatGTAGACTCTAGCAGGAAAGTTCAGacaaaactaaaatcatttagttgtgacaactgtggaaaaagtttcagctgcatatcatatttaaacattcacatgagaattcacacaggagagaagccttttgcttgtgagctctgtgaaaaaagatttagtgataagtcaaatttaaacagtcacatgagagtccacacaggacagaagccttttgcttgtgagctctgcggACAAAGATTCACACACAAGGGAACTTtacacagacacatgagagtccacacaggacagaagccatttgcttgtgagctctgcggacaaagatttagtcataagacaagtttaaacagtcacatgagagtccacacaggagaaaggccttttgcctgtaagctctgtggaaaaaAGTTTAGTCACAAGACGCATTTTAACAGACACACTAGAGTCCACACagtacagaagccttttgcttgtgagctctgtggacaaagatttacccaaaaggaaACTTtagacactcacatgagagtccacacaggacagaagccttttgcttgtgagctctgcggacaaagatttactcaaaagtcaagtttaaactttcacatgagagtccacacaggagagaagccttttgcttgtgagctctgcggacaaagatttagtcataagacaagtttaaactgtcacatgagagtccacacaggacagaaaccttttgcctgtgagctctgtgaaaaaagatttagtgtaaagtcaagttttaacagtcacatgagagttcatacgggacagaagccttttgcctgtgagctctgcggacaaagatttagtcataagACCAGTTtagacactcacatgagagtccatacaggacagaagccttttgcttgtgagctctgtggacaaagattcacACGCAAGGGAAATTtagacactcacatgagagtccatacaggagagaagccatttGCCTGTGACttatgtgaaaaaagatttagtgtaaagtcaagtttaacctttcacatgagagtccatacgggacagaagccttttgcctgtgagctctgtggacaaagatttacccaaaagggaaACTTAGACACTcacattagagtccacacaggacagaagccttttgcttgtgagctctgtggacaaagatttagctataagacaactttaaacaatcacatgagagtccacacaggacagaattaa